Proteins found in one Bacillus thermozeamaize genomic segment:
- a CDS encoding acyltransferase has product MKFRVSAVQYHLHTIQRFEDFAGQVEHYVKTAAEFAADFVLFPEFFTTQLMSMGNDRGEPLSIQDLPDFTEQYRSLFTDLAKQTGMYIIAGTHVIRKGDKLYNVAHLFYPDGSVAEQPKLHITPTEVKEWNMSPGDRLQVFETEKGTIAMLTCYDIEFPEIVRMARAKGADVIFCPSCTDDRHGFYRVRYTSHARAVENQVYVVTTGTVGSLPTVDFMRANYGQAAVITPNDIPFPPRGILAEGEINHDMVVTADLDLALLYQVRESGSVTTWRDRRTDLYPDWK; this is encoded by the coding sequence ATGAAATTCAGGGTTTCGGCTGTCCAGTATCATCTTCATACCATACAACGTTTTGAAGATTTTGCCGGGCAAGTGGAGCATTATGTCAAAACGGCAGCGGAATTCGCCGCCGATTTTGTGTTGTTTCCCGAATTTTTTACCACCCAGTTGATGTCGATGGGCAATGATCGGGGAGAACCCTTGTCGATTCAGGACCTGCCCGATTTTACCGAACAATATCGTTCATTGTTTACGGATTTGGCCAAACAAACCGGCATGTACATTATCGCGGGAACGCATGTCATCCGCAAAGGAGACAAATTGTACAATGTCGCCCATTTGTTCTATCCGGACGGAAGCGTGGCTGAGCAGCCGAAACTGCACATCACGCCAACAGAGGTCAAGGAATGGAACATGTCTCCCGGCGATCGGCTTCAGGTATTCGAGACCGAGAAGGGCACGATTGCCATGCTGACGTGTTATGACATTGAATTCCCCGAAATCGTCCGCATGGCCAGGGCCAAGGGTGCCGACGTCATTTTCTGTCCGTCCTGTACCGATGACCGGCACGGTTTTTACCGGGTTCGGTATACCAGCCATGCGCGGGCGGTGGAAAATCAAGTATACGTGGTCACGACGGGGACGGTCGGTTCCCTGCCCACGGTTGATTTTATGCGGGCCAACTATGGCCAGGCCGCGGTGATCACCCCGAACGACATCCCTTTTCCGCCCCGAGGCATTTTGGCGGAGGGAGAAATTAACCACGATATGGTGGTGACGGCCGATTTGGATCTGGCGTTGTTGTATCAAGTCCGTGAGAGCGGTTCGGTGACCACTTGGCGCGACCGGCGGACGGATCTTTATCCCGACTGGAAGTAA
- a CDS encoding RNA methyltransferase encodes MERVSNVDFIHRLFETGLLQEKERWICEMVQPERLMRFYQVLNQRTRYLSVLLEAVDDGHNQAAVLRTADAFGIQDVYVVAGNKPFEPNKKVTQGADKWLTIKERPGLQSAITDLKSKGYQIYATYLGEGAVPVQEIDLSKPTVLIFGNEHKGISEEAAGLADGKFYIPMYGFVQSFNISVAAALVLQEVTKRARETAKDRYYLSDQEKRELLLQWIMKTLRSRIRIQVQKKLDMPGHILSGNDLKPA; translated from the coding sequence GTGGAACGTGTCAGCAATGTGGACTTTATTCACAGGCTGTTCGAAACGGGTTTATTGCAGGAAAAAGAACGTTGGATTTGCGAGATGGTTCAACCTGAGCGATTGATGCGGTTTTACCAGGTGTTAAATCAACGGACGCGATATCTCTCGGTTTTGCTGGAAGCGGTTGACGACGGGCACAACCAGGCGGCGGTGCTGCGGACGGCGGATGCCTTCGGCATCCAGGATGTTTACGTCGTCGCCGGGAACAAACCGTTTGAACCGAACAAGAAGGTGACCCAAGGCGCCGACAAATGGCTGACGATCAAGGAGCGGCCGGGTCTGCAATCGGCGATCACAGATCTGAAATCAAAGGGTTATCAGATATACGCCACTTATCTCGGCGAGGGAGCGGTCCCGGTCCAGGAGATCGACCTTTCCAAGCCCACCGTGCTCATTTTCGGCAACGAGCACAAGGGAATCTCGGAGGAAGCGGCCGGCCTGGCGGATGGGAAATTCTACATTCCCATGTATGGATTTGTGCAAAGCTTCAATATTTCCGTGGCAGCGGCCCTGGTCCTGCAAGAAGTGACGAAACGGGCTCGTGAAACCGCCAAAGATCGCTATTATTTGAGTGACCAGGAAAAGAGGGAGTTGCTCCTGCAATGGATCATGAAAACCCTGCGGTCGCGAATCCGGATCCAGGTGCAAAAAAAATTGGACATGCCTGGCCATATTCTCTCCGGCAATGATTTGAAACCGGCTTGA
- a CDS encoding ABC transporter, with amino-acid sequence MIQIERLHKAYKKHVALNEINLHIDKGIFGLLGPNGAGKTTLMRILATLLKPTAGEVIVHGISLTKRPDEIRKLIGYLPQHFQIYPQLTAYDFLDYVGVMKGIKEKKARDARIQRLLEEVNLQGVAHKKIKTFSGGMKQRLGIAQALLGDPAVLIVDEPTAGLDPEERVRFRNLISRLGMERIVILSTHIVADIESSCQSLAVLCQGRLALTGTLEELRHQATGKVWELEIEERELERYQPHQIVSTQRTDRGLRIKVIAEGKPAPSATSLSPSLEEGYMALIGGKRNA; translated from the coding sequence ATGATTCAGATTGAGAGACTTCATAAAGCATACAAAAAGCATGTCGCCCTGAATGAAATCAATCTCCACATAGATAAAGGGATCTTCGGTCTTCTTGGACCCAACGGGGCCGGTAAAACAACGCTGATGCGCATCTTGGCCACGCTGCTCAAACCCACAGCGGGTGAGGTTATCGTACACGGCATTTCCTTAACGAAGCGGCCAGATGAGATCCGGAAGCTGATCGGCTATCTCCCCCAGCATTTTCAAATATACCCTCAATTAACCGCCTATGATTTTCTGGATTATGTGGGGGTGATGAAGGGGATCAAGGAGAAAAAAGCGAGAGACGCCCGGATCCAACGCCTGTTGGAAGAGGTGAATTTACAGGGTGTGGCCCATAAAAAAATCAAGACGTTTTCCGGGGGGATGAAGCAAAGGTTGGGCATTGCCCAGGCTCTATTGGGTGATCCTGCTGTCCTGATTGTGGATGAGCCCACCGCCGGGTTGGATCCGGAGGAAAGGGTCCGCTTCCGCAATCTGATCTCCCGTCTGGGAATGGAGCGGATCGTGATTTTGTCTACCCATATCGTGGCTGACATTGAGAGCAGTTGCCAGTCCCTTGCCGTTTTGTGCCAGGGGCGCTTGGCTCTTACGGGGACGTTGGAGGAACTGCGCCATCAGGCGACCGGCAAGGTGTGGGAACTTGAAATCGAAGAACGAGAGCTGGAGCGCTATCAACCACACCAGATTGTCTCGACCCAACGGACGGATCGCGGATTGCGCATCAAAGTGATCGCCGAGGGAAAACCAGCTCCTTCAGCCACCTCCCTATCGCCATCTCTGGAAGAGGGTTATATGGCTTTGATTGGAGGAAAAAGAAATGCGTAA
- a CDS encoding acetyltransferase: MYRKAFYVFDQDRPVPAVIRNYQEKDFDELIRIQQECFPPPFPSELWWNKEQLQNHVTLFPEGALCVEVNGVLAGSMTGLLVDFDPNHPDHTWEEATDGGYIRNHNPNGNTLYVVDISVRPSYRKLGLGKWLMLSMYEVVVHKGLDRLLGGGRMPGYHKKAHEMTAEQYLEAVVKGELKDPVITFLLRCGRTPVKVVANYLEDEESCNYGALMEWKNPFRNLK, encoded by the coding sequence ATGTACCGAAAAGCGTTTTATGTTTTCGACCAGGACCGCCCTGTTCCGGCGGTGATTCGAAATTACCAAGAAAAGGATTTTGATGAACTGATCCGCATCCAGCAGGAATGTTTTCCTCCGCCGTTCCCGTCTGAATTGTGGTGGAACAAGGAACAGTTGCAGAACCATGTGACGCTTTTTCCGGAAGGGGCCTTGTGCGTCGAGGTAAACGGTGTACTGGCCGGCTCGATGACGGGTCTTTTGGTCGATTTTGATCCCAACCATCCGGATCACACCTGGGAAGAGGCAACGGATGGCGGGTATATCCGCAACCATAACCCGAACGGAAACACCCTTTACGTCGTCGATATCAGCGTGCGTCCCTCCTATCGCAAACTGGGTTTGGGAAAATGGCTGATGTTGTCCATGTATGAAGTGGTCGTGCACAAGGGACTGGACCGTTTGCTGGGCGGGGGCAGGATGCCGGGCTATCACAAAAAAGCCCATGAGATGACGGCGGAACAATATCTTGAAGCGGTCGTGAAAGGCGAACTGAAGGATCCGGTGATCACCTTCCTGCTTCGCTGCGGCCGGACTCCCGTCAAGGTGGTCGCCAACTACTTGGAGGACGAAGAATCCTGCAATTATGGAGCGCTGATGGAATGGAAGAATCCTTTTCGCAACTTAAAATAA
- a CDS encoding GNAT family acetyltransferase produces MEYRRITSIEDPLFKKMHQLMQEVFPPEEVLAFDLWKEPLADPGIRVFVAVHEGEVVGATEYRYYEDMNVAMTDFTIIGKPGLGIGRFLFLKRQEDLLSLAKANGKQLYGVFAEIYDPYQVEDHEFGGIKPMDPFVRREVLSHLGFKRLDFPYVHPSWKNDGEAVTGLDLCFLPIDEKVDRVETDLIVTFLKRYYSVLSNKPKTWYEMIEQLEAKDSVALLPI; encoded by the coding sequence ATGGAATATCGGAGAATCACAAGCATCGAAGACCCTTTGTTTAAAAAGATGCACCAACTGATGCAAGAAGTATTCCCGCCCGAGGAAGTGCTGGCCTTCGATTTGTGGAAAGAGCCGCTGGCGGATCCGGGAATCCGCGTCTTTGTCGCCGTTCATGAAGGTGAAGTGGTCGGAGCGACGGAGTACCGCTATTACGAGGATATGAACGTGGCGATGACCGATTTTACGATCATTGGCAAGCCCGGATTGGGCATCGGCCGTTTCTTGTTCCTCAAGAGGCAGGAGGATTTGCTTTCTTTGGCGAAAGCAAACGGAAAGCAGTTATACGGGGTTTTTGCCGAAATTTATGATCCTTATCAAGTTGAGGATCATGAATTTGGCGGGATCAAGCCCATGGATCCTTTCGTCCGGCGCGAAGTCTTGTCCCACCTGGGATTTAAGCGTCTTGATTTTCCTTATGTGCATCCATCCTGGAAGAATGACGGGGAGGCGGTGACAGGGCTCGATTTGTGTTTCCTCCCGATAGACGAGAAGGTCGACAGAGTGGAAACCGATCTGATCGTGACGTTTTTGAAACGCTACTATTCGGTACTGTCCAACAAACCGAAGACCTGGTATGAGATGATTGAACAACTGGAAGCGAAAGATTCGGTCGCATTGTTGCCCATTTGA
- a CDS encoding RNA polymerase subunit sigma-24, with amino-acid sequence MVSDEELLLSFKRGDKAAFEAFVYRYHAPLFGFLQRMLLDAELAEDLVQETFIRIIRHVQKGQLPVRVRPWIYRVALNLCRDYWRSAGYRLESMGLEQIPEQKDTNASVIELCERQEERQAIIRALDQLPDIQKQIVILRFYQDLKLQEISETLDIPLGTVKTYLYRALKALKFRLEEGKEGARREERTS; translated from the coding sequence ATGGTATCAGACGAAGAATTGCTCCTATCGTTCAAGCGCGGGGACAAAGCTGCCTTTGAAGCGTTTGTTTACCGCTATCACGCCCCCCTGTTCGGTTTTCTGCAGCGCATGCTGCTTGATGCAGAGCTGGCGGAAGACCTGGTGCAGGAGACGTTCATACGGATCATCCGCCATGTACAAAAGGGACAGCTGCCCGTCAGGGTCAGGCCCTGGATATACCGGGTGGCACTCAACTTGTGCCGCGATTATTGGCGCAGCGCGGGTTATCGATTGGAAAGCATGGGTCTGGAGCAGATTCCCGAACAAAAAGACACCAACGCTTCCGTCATCGAACTCTGTGAACGTCAGGAAGAACGGCAGGCAATCATTCGGGCGCTGGATCAATTGCCTGACATTCAAAAGCAGATTGTCATCCTGAGGTTTTATCAGGATCTGAAGCTGCAAGAGATTAGCGAGACGCTCGACATTCCCCTTGGCACCGTGAAAACCTATCTCTATCGGGCCTTAAAAGCATTGAAATTCAGATTGGAAGAGGGAAAGGAGGGGGCACGGCGTGAAGAGAGAACCTCTTGA
- a CDS encoding transcriptional regulator, which yields MQREKHAAQSTGKQVVQPRKTQLINRLKRIEGQVRGIQRMIQEDRYCVDILVQIAAIKSAIEQVALVLIEDHTRHCVSQAIQNNQQEQAISELMDVIRRLTK from the coding sequence ATGCAACGCGAAAAACACGCGGCCCAGTCGACCGGAAAACAAGTCGTCCAACCGCGCAAAACCCAGCTGATCAACCGCCTCAAGCGCATCGAGGGTCAAGTGCGGGGCATTCAGCGGATGATCCAGGAAGACCGGTATTGTGTAGACATTCTGGTGCAAATCGCCGCCATCAAGTCGGCCATTGAACAGGTGGCGCTGGTGTTAATCGAGGATCACACCCGTCATTGCGTGAGCCAGGCCATCCAAAACAACCAACAAGAACAGGCCATCTCCGAATTGATGGATGTCATCCGGCGCCTCACCAAGTAA